One window of the Cryptomeria japonica chromosome 7, Sugi_1.0, whole genome shotgun sequence genome contains the following:
- the LOC131074847 gene encoding galactolipid galactosyltransferase SFR2, chloroplastic produces MGIVSIVVNVVGLLATISVGANVLAFRRYRKKHLSPIDNPLDESKEVLATFDIHKPEEDGGFFFGLATAPAHVEDNLHDAWLEFAQNKKQDSNPSSTEEPDRVEQSTLQPDAAGKRKKLSKVGMEALIRNINKLSEEEEESHNVAAWHNVCHPEERLRFWSDPDTELQLAKDTGVTVFRMGVDWTRIMPTEPVDGIDKSVNWDALKRYKWIIERVHTYGMRVMLTLFHHSLPPWAAAYGGWRLEKTVNYFMEFTKLAVENFAGLVDYWITFNEPHVFAMLTYCAGAWPGGHPDLIEVATAAMPTGVFSQVMHWMAVAHSEAFDHIHEFCKSASLGARVGIAHHASFMRPYGLFDLSAVALSNNMTLFPYVDSICDKLDFIGINYYGQEVISAPGLKLVENDEYSESGRGVYPDGLYRMLLKFHERYRHLNLPFIITENGVSDTTDLIRRPYIIEHLLAVRAAMDKGVPVLGYVFWTISDNWEWADGYGPKFGLVAVDRANNLSRIPRPSYFLFSELVKTGKVTQQQREIAWNELQIFALQGKTRPFYRAANNHGLMYSGGLDVPIQRPFIQRDWRFGHYQVDALHDPLSRFGRFLLAILFLKIAKNRKRDRSSAGGHLALQYSTVSTEEKYLPDLSAELKEENLQPAASS; encoded by the exons ATGGGCATCGTGAGCATAGTGGTGAATGTTGTGGGTCTGCTGGCTACGATTTCAGTAGGTGCAAATGTTCTCGCTTTCAGGAGATACCGCAAGAAACATCTTTCCCCAATTGACAATCCTTTAGACGAATCAAAGGAGGTTCTCGCTACATTCGATATTCATAAGCCTG AAGAAGATGGGGGCTTCTTCTTTGGCTTGGCAACTGCCCCTGCCCACGTTGAAGACAATCTGCATGATGCCTGGCTTGAATTTGCCCAGAACAAGAAACAGGATTCGAACCCATCTTCAACAGAGGAACCGGACCGTGTTGAACAGTCAACATTGCAACCGGATGCTGCCGGCAAAAGGAAGAAGCTTTCGAAAGTGGGCATGGAAGCCCTGATCAGAAACATCAACAAATTATCTGAAGAAGAGGAGGAAAGCCATAACGTTGCTGCCTGGCACAATGTCTGTCATCC GGAAGAACGATTGCGCTTCTGGTCTGATCCAGATACAGAACTACAGCTTGCGAAAGATACAGGTGTAACTGTTTTCCGCATGGGAGTGGATTGGACCAGGATTATGCCCACGGAACCCGTTGACGGCATTGACAAATCG GTGAACTGGGATGCCTTGAAACGTTATAAATGGATTATAGAAAGAGTTCATACCTATGGCATGCGCGTGATGTTAACATTGTTCCATCACTCTCTTCCACCATGGGCTGCAGCATATGGAGGCTGGAGGCTTGAGAAGACTGTAAATTATTTCATGGAATTTACCAA GCTAGCAGTTGAAAACTTTGCTGGTTTAGTTGACTACTGGATAACATTTAATGAGCCACATGTGTTTGCAATGTTGACTTACTGTGCTGGAGCCTGGCCTGGAGGTCACCCTGATTTGATTGAGGTTGCCACTGCTGCCATGCCTACGGGAGTTTTTAGTCAAGTTATGCACTGGATGGCTGTGGCCCATTCAGAAGCTTTTGATCATATCCATGAGTTTTG CAAGAGTGCATCGTTGGGAGCAAGAGTTGGTATAGCACATCATGCTTCATTCATGCGACCTTATGGGCtttttgatctttcagcagttgCTTTGAGTAATAATATGACTCTCTTTCCATATGTGGATAGCATCTGTGACAAGCTTGATTTTATTGGTATAAACTATTATGGCCAG GAAGTGATTTCAGCACCAGGCTTGAAGCTGGTGGAGAATGATGAATATAGTGAATCTGGGCGAGGTGTTTATCCAGATGGCTTGTATAGGATGCTGCTTAAATTTCATGAGAGATATagacatttgaatcttccttttatcATTACAGAGAATGGTGTTTCTGATACAACTGATTTAATTCGTCGACCTTACATTATAGAACATCTTTTGGCTGTGCGTGCAGCCATGGACAAG GGTGTTCCTGTTCTTGGCTATGTATTCTGGACAATATCTGACAATTGGGAATGGGCAGATGGGTATGGTCCCAAGTTTGGATTGGTGGCTGTGGATCGTGCTAACAACCTTTCTCGGATCCCTCGACCATCTTATTTTCTCTTTAGTGAG CTGGTTAAAACAGGCAAAGTGACACAGCAACAAAGAGAAATCGCATGGAATGAACTTCAGATTTTTGCTCTGCAGGGAAAGACACGACCTTTTTATCGGGCAGCAAACAATCATGGTCTTATGTATTCTG GAGGTTTGGATGTTCCAATTCAGAGGCCGTTCATTCAGCGTGACTGGAGATTTGGCCATTATCAAGTCGATGCACTTCATGACCCGCTAAGCCGTTTTGGCAGATTTCTCTTGGCTATTTTGTTTTTGAAGATAGCAAAGAACAGAAAACGGGACAGGAGTTCTGCAGGTGGTCATTTGGCTCTTCAATATTCCACTGTGTCAACAGAGGAAAAATATCTACCAGACCTCAGTGCTGAACTCAAAGAAGAAAATCTTCAGCCTGCAGCATCCTCTTAG